The segment TACCGACGAAGAAATGCCAATGATCCGCAAATGGGTTCGCGACCAGCTTCGCGGCCTTTCGAAATAAGCAAGCGCGCCGATTTGTAGCACGCTCGCCCAGTCGCCGGTTGTGCGACGGCCATCCGTCCGTGAGAACGGGGCCAGACGACCATCGTGGTCGTCTGGGAATGAATACCTAAGACAAGTACTCGATTTGATGTCTTCAGCAGGGACCCATTTCTGCAAATGGTATATTATACGAATGGGTCGTCTATTATACCATTCGTAGAGAAGGACCTTTTGTATCAAAGTACAAAATAAAATCGAAGGGCTTTCCCAAGACACAGAAACCTGACGGCCTGGACGGCCGGCAGGAAGCGGGGTTCGGGGCAGGCGCACCGATTATCAGGATGTAGGAAGACCGGCAGAGCCAGTACTAACCTACTTAACCCGCTTTATTAAACCGATAATAAGGATCTGTACGAACGTTTTCCATTTGTCGCTCGTAGGCGACCTGTTCCCGGAAATAGAAGAATCCGGGATTTTGAGTTCTGAAGCGGAAAAGATTTAATAAGAATCTCATCGGGGACCTCCTTCTGCTTTGTTTACTTTCGGCGGAATGGTGCTATAATTCAATACCAGGTAGGGAAGTGCTATTGGGCGATACTGCCGCCTTATAAGGCGAAACTTTGCAGCTCTTCCTTAAGGAGAGTCCTGTGTCTCAGATTGATCAGTTTCTGGCCGCGCTCAAACGAGCTTTAAAGAATAAACAGTGGAACTACAAGCAAGTCGCAGAAGCCCTGCACGTCAGCGAATCCAGCGTGAAGCGGTTGCTGAGTAATAAAAAAATCAGTCTCGATCGCATCGAAAAAATCTGTGATGCCACGGGAATTAGTTTTGCCGATGTCTGCAAGCTCGCCGAGTGGCAGGATGAAGACCCTTATATCGTTCTTTCTTTTGAACAAGAGAAAATTCTTTCTGAGAATCCACGGTTGCTTCATTATTTTACTTTACTCACTGAGGGCTATAAGCCGCAAAAGATTGAAAAAGAATTTCAAATCTTGCCCGCTGAGAGTAAGAAGTTTTTATTTACTCTCGATAAGTGCAATCTGATTGAGCTTCATCCCAAAGACAAAGTGAAGCTCATTAAAAACGGCCTTTTTCGTTTCCGTCGCGACGGCCCTGTGGGAAAAGTTGTGTTTCAACAGCTCAAAGAGAGTTTCTTGTTTTCTGATTTCAAAGCAAACGATGAGTTCATTCGTTTCGGAATGCGCAAGCTGAGTCCGGCGGCTCTGGCGAAGCTGAAGGTGAAGATTGAAAAGATCTATCTTGAGCTTGAAGAAGAAGCCAACTACGAGCTGCAGATGGAAAGCACTGACAAAGAATACGGCGTTCTCTTTGCTTATCGTCCTTGGCAGTATTCTATTATGAATGTCCTCAAGAAAAGAACGGGTTAGGATAGACTCAGAATTCTGAAAAGAGCTCCCATATAGGTGCCAACACCTCACTAGGAGTTTTTTATGATCACTCTTTTATTGATGACAGGCCTTATGGGACCAATGGTTTTCGCTGCCGACAATCCACCCAGCGGACCGAGTGCACCGACTCATAGCGCTGGTATGCCAGGTTCTGCACAGGCGCAGCTGGATATGATGAAAAAAGATGTCATGGATAAGTGCATGGCGGTGAAGAAAAATGAAGGCACTTGCAAAGATATGATGAAATCGTGCGGTGATACAAAACTGCAATCATGTATGAATGAAAAACTGAATATGATGAAGAAATGAGCTTAGAATTTTCTAAGCAAGCCGACGAGAATGCCCTGAATATTCACCTCCAACGGTGAATACCACATGGATTGAAGTTTCTCGTTGGCCGGGCGGAGTTCGATCATGAGCTCATCATGGCTTCCGCGCGGAGGCGTCCGGAGGAAGAAGCGTTTCACAGTCGCTTCGTTCTCGATTGTTGCGACAACGAGGTCACCGTTAGAAGCGTTATTCTGTTGCTGCACCAAAATGGTGTCACCATCCAAAATGCCTTCGTTAATCATTGAATCGCCCTGCACTCGCAGGGCGAACGTCTTATTTGGATTCCGAACCATATGATTCGGCACTTGCACATATTCATCGTGCTTTAAAGATTCAATCGGGGCCCCGGCTGCGACTTTGCCGAGGAGAGGAAGAGACAGGACCTCCTCCGTGCTTTGGAGGAGCGATTGAGGAGAAGGTCCTGTCGATGTGACTACCTGAATAGCCCGTTTCTGATTGGCGTGGTTCTTTACATATCCCTTGCGTGTCAGTTGCTTCAGGTAATTTTGGACCGAGTTAAACGACGCGAATCCAAAATGATCCCTAATCTCCTGATACGACGGAGAAATTCCAGAACTCTTTTGAAAGCTTTCGACGAATTCGAGGAAGGCTTTCTCTTTCGCTGTAAGGGGGAGGGGCGAATTATCAATCATAAACTTACATATGAATTACATATGTAAATGATGTGTAAGTCAAAAAGGATTTTTGCTGGTCTAGGAAAATAGCGCGGGGCTTAATGACAGCCCCGGATGTGGAATTATTCGATGTCGTTTACGGGGCAGTTATCATGCCCTGCTTTGCAATCAGCAACTGAAGGCTTGGCGACTTTCAGTTTGTTGAGGTCCACCTTTTCGGGGGCGCCCACTGAACTGATCACGCGTTTTTGGGGAAGCATTTCCCGCGACGCAAGTTCGCTTTGTGCAACCGGTAAGAAGGTGCAATTTTGGTAGAGTAGAATTGCTACTGGGTTGATGACCAGTAGGGCCACGAAACTAAACCCGCCCCGCTCGAGCATGAAGTCCTCCTCAATAGAACTTTGTTATCTCTCTATTCTACGGAAGAAGTGGTCCAGGACCTTAGTCCGAAATCGAAAGTTCTCATTCTGAGACAAAGAAAAGTTCTTAACCAGGGAAATCTCGCCTTGAGAGTGCGCAAAGGACTGGCAATAATAATAAAAGCGACTTAAAAAGGATTTTATGAAAACTGCTGCTGTCTTAGTTTTGAGCGTGATTCTGAATTCGCAAGCATTTGCGACGGACTTCACGGATCTACCGAAAAAGTGCATGGAAGCTCTCAAAGCTTTCCCTGGTAAAAGAGACGATGCGCTTTTGCAGAAAGCTTGCGAGAAAGTGCAAATCGATGAAGGTTGCACGAGCGTAGAGGGCCGTCCCATTTTTCACTACGATAAAATGGCATCTAATGCTGACGCAAAGAAGGTCTTAGTATTCAGTCTTATCCATGGCGATGAAACGCATGCAGGGACTGTAGGGCGCTATTGGATGGAACGCCTGGAGTCCTTTGATCCGCGCAATTCTTGGCGAGTGGTGCCTGTCTTGAATCCAGACGGTGTTCAAGCCAAGACTCGTACCAACGCAAACAATATCGATTTGAATCGTAATTTCCCAACAAAAGATTGGGACACTCAAGCAAAGACCTATTGGCAGAAATCGACAAAGTCGAATCCGCGCCGCAATCCTGGCGATCATGCGGGGAGCGAGATTGAAACAAAGTGTGCAATGAAACATCTTGAGGAGTTCAAACCGGATTTTATCGTATCGGTTCACACGCCGCTAAAAGTTTTGGACTTCGATGGACCGAAAGTAACATTCCCGAAGTACGATTATCTTCCGTGGAGATCTTTGGGGCATTTCCCAGGCAGCTTGGGAAGATACATGTGGTTTGAGCGTCAGACGCCGGTGTTGACGACAGAGCTGCGTGAAGATTTACCTTCGACTTTGCAGCCTCTTGAAAAGCTGCAAGACGTGATCGGGACTCTGGTAAAACTTGAGATCAAACCAAAGCGGGCAGATGCTCAAGAGCCGGCGAAGATCGTAAAGACCTTTGCGCCGACTGAGACTCCGAACAACTAGTATCTAAATAACTTTTTTAATTCCTTATCAACATCGCTGGTGATTTTGACGTTGAGGGCTCCGAGATTCTCTTGGAGCTGCTCGGTGCGAGTCGCGCCTAAGATCACACTGCTCATGCCTGGCTGTGCATTCAACCAAGCGAGTGCCAGTTGAGTCCGAGAACAACTGAGGTCGTCGGCGATTTTCTTCATCGCCTTCACGCGCTCAATATTTTCCGGAGTGTATATGGAATCTTTGAGCCATTCCATTTGTGACAGGCGGCCTTCTTTGATGCCGTTATCGTATTTGCCAGTCAGAAGACCCGAGGCGAGGGGACTCCATGTTACGAGGCCCATGCCGAGCTTCGTTGCGATCGGTTGAACGTCCATTTCGAATTTCTCGCGTGCAATCAAACTGTATTGAGGTTGTTCAACCTGTGGTTTGTAGTAACCATACTTTTCGCAAATTTCATAGGCTTCACCGAGTTGCTCGCTCGTCCATTCGCTGGTGCCCCAGTAAATGATCTTGCCTTGATGAACGAGATCGTCCATCGCCCGAATGGTTTCTTCGAGCGGAGTTTCTTCGTCATATCTGTGGCAGAAATAAATGTCCAAGTAATCTGTACCGATGCGCTTGAGGGATTTGTTGATCGACTCATTGATATGCTTGCGCGAAAGACCTTTGTCATTGATGTCATCACTCATCGGCCAAAAAACTTTGCTGGTGATGATCAACTCATGGCGAGGGAAGTCTTTAAGAACTGCGCCCATAGCCTTTTCGGATTCACCCTTGGCATAAACATCGGCGATGTCGAAAAAGTTAATGCCGGCGTCGTAGGCGGCGTGAATAATCTGATTGATCGTGTTGTTGTCTTTGACTGAGCCGCCGTAGGTTGTCCAACCGCCGAGGCCGTAAGTGCTGACTTTGGTTCCGCAGCGACCGAGGCTGCGATAGGGCATGTGAGAGTTTGTGGGCATAAAAAAACCTGATACCTTTCGTCGTTGATGACTGAAAGATATCAGGTGAAGACTAGTGAATCATTGTATTCTGCAGAGCGTGGTGAATCTCCATGTTGCGCTCTTGCTGCGTAACAATTCTGTCTTGGATCGCAATCAGCTTTTGCAGCAGAGAATCTTTGGCCAGGCGTATCGCTGTGTAGATGTCCTTGTCGACACCTTCCGCCGCGATCTTCGCATCGCCTTCCTTGAGAGTGATCGAAATCCTGTAATGAGATTTCAAGTCCTCTTCATCAAATTCTTTGCCGTCCGCTTCATATTGGAGCGCCAGCTTCATAGGATCCTTCGCGATCACAGCCACGACAGTCTGCGGAGTGACATAGGGCTCGAACTCCGAGATCATTTGATAAATATACGATTTTACTTCGGGACTATCTTCGATCGCGACTTCGATCAGCTCAATTCCGGGGTTCAGAAGGTCAGACATAGATCCTCCTATTCCGTTACATACTTGTTTCTTATATTGTAACAATGAGTCGCGAAACTGTCAGGTCAAGCTCTGGGGAAATAAAAAATATATTTGAATTGGAATATATTTGTTTTAAAATCCCGACCTTAGACTTGTTTAGAGGATGTTAGTCTCGATTTGAGACTTGTAAAAACTGCCGGAAATCCGCGCTGGGAGCGACTTTGAGCGAAACAACGACGACACCGAAATTAGAGCAATCTTGGCTGAAGTATCTACAACCAGAGTTTGAAAAAGAGTACATGAAAGGGTTGCGAAAATTTCTTCTCGCGCAGAAGCAAGCGCAAAAAGTTATATTCCCAAAAGGCGAAGAGTATTTTGCTGCTCTGAATCTGACTCCTCTCGACAAAGTGAAAGTTGTGATTATCGGCCAGGATCCTTATCACGGGCCGGGTCAGGCGCATGGGCTGAGCTTCTCGGTGCGTAAAGGCGTTCGCTTTCCTCCGTCGCTTCAGAATATTTTTAAAGAACTTCACGATGATGTCGGCGTGGCAATGCCTAAAAGTGGTGATCTCACGCACTGGGCTGAGCAAGGTGTGCTGCTTTTGAATGCAGTGCTCACGGTTGAACAAGGGCAGGCTGCCGCTCATCAGGGCAAGGGCTGGGAGCAGTTTACAGATCAGGTGATTGCGGCACTGAGTAAGAATCGCGAACACGTTGTCTACTTGCTGTGGGGAAGTTACGCGCAGAAGAAGGCTGCGTTCGTGGATCGCTCTAAGAACTTGGTGCTTGAGTCGCCACATCCATCACCGCTCTCTGCGTATCGTGGATTTTTTGGCTCCAAACCATTCTCGAAAATTAATAAATATCTACGTGACCATAACATCAAAGAAATAGACTGGTCTTTGCCGTAAAGCCCTAGACATCACTTAGAAACTCACGGAAAATGGACTTCGCAATTAACAAGGAGTCCATTCATGAAAATCTTTAAATTTCTTTTTGTGCTAGGGTTGATTGGTTCTGTTGTGTATGCAACAGATAAAGGCGAAGAAGTAAAACAAAAAGCTTCTGAGACCGTTCAGGCTGCGGGCGAATACACGAAAGAACAAAAAGAAGAAGTTCAGAAAGCTCTGAGCGAAAAGATGCAGAAAGTCTCTGATGAGATCGCGGATCTTAAGAAAGACGCATCAACAGCGACTGGTCACGCCAAAGATGAACTCGACAAGCAAGTAAAAGCTCTCGAAAAAAAACAGGCAAAACTTAAAAAAGATTATGACCGCTTGAAAGAAAGTTCTGGTAAGGCGTGGGATCAGATGAAAGATGGCATGATTAAAGCCATGGATAATATTTCTGATTCTTATAAAAAAGCGAAAAAAGAATTCGAAGACATCAAACACAAGTAGTTCGCTGCCGTGACTCAATTCCAATCTCAATTACATTACGTGAGTCAGTGGCCATCGCCGAAGAAATTCGGCGATGAGGTTTTATTGATCTATGATCGCATCTTCGACCGCCATCCGAAAGTGGCGGGATGGGTGAAGCAATTTCCGGTGCGATATGCTGTGGCTTCGGGAGAAGAGCTTAAAAGCCTTCGTAAATTTCCTCAGCACATGGAGGCGATTCTTGAAAAGACGCACTCCTTTTCATCGCGTAAATTAAAGATCGTCGTTCTTGGCGGCGGCAGTGTTGGAGACTTTGGTGGCTTTGTCGCCAGCATCTACAAGCGCGGTGTTGAACTGGTGCATATTCCGAGCACCTGGTTGTCGGCGATGGATTCCGCTCATGGTGGAAAAACCGCACTGAATGCGCGTGGGGCGAAAAATCAAATCGGTACTTTCTATCCAGCAAAAGATATCTATCTCATCAAGCCCTTGCTTCTCGCACAGCCAGAAGAGCGTGGCTTTGAGGCTCTGGGTGAACTGATCAAGATGGCGCTGCTTTCAGGTGGCAGCTTATTTGCAAAGCTCAATCGCGTGAGTTCGCTGAATGGAGCTACGTTGTGGAAACTTCTTCCCGATGTGGTTCGCGAGAAATACAAAATTGTCGCCAAAGACCCTGAAGAGAAAAAAGGCCTTCGTCATTTATTGAACTTCGGTCACACGATGGGACATGTTGTGGAAGCTCACTACGGCCTTCCGCATGGCGTGGCTGTTTTGGCGGGTTTGCAATTTGCTTTAGAGTGGAGTTACCAAAAGGGTTTCATGAGTCAGAGTGATTACTTGAAGCTTATGCAAGCCAAGTTCTGGAAAAAGGCCGTTCAAGCTAAAAAGAAAAGTATTTGGAAAAATCTCAGCATGATGGCGTTACTCAGCGAGAAACCTCGCAGCTTCATGCACTATCTTGAGCAGGATAAAAAGAAAACGAGTTCAAAAAAATTGCGCTTTGTTTTCTTAAAGAGTCCCGGTAAACCGGTCATCGCCGAAATTCCTTTGGCGGACTTTGTTCCTGAGATTGCGCGACAGCAATCGTTCTGGGGGTAGGGTGAAGGTGTTCAAGTTCCGCGGCCGCATTCCGGCCTCAAAATCCCTGATGAATCGTGCGTTGATTGCTCAGAGCTATGAGCCACGCTTAAAACTCGTCGGGGATTCGAGCTGCGATGACGTTGTTCACATGAAAGCGAGCTTAAAGAAACTTGGAAAGAGCTCGGTGCTTGATTGTGGAGAAGGCGGGACGACCCTGCGTTTCTTGGCGTTTCGCGTATCGCGGATGTCTGGTGAGTTTTTGTTAAAAGGAACTCCGCGCCTGTTAAGTCGTCCGCAAAAAGAGATTCAGCAAATTTTGCGGCAACTCGGTGTTCAAGTGAGTTTTGAAAAGAAAGGCATTCGAATTATTTCGAATGGCTGGAAGGCGCCTGCAAAGGCTCTTGCGGTCAGTGCAAAGGATTCGAGTCAGTTCTTGTCGGCGTTGTTTCTGAATGCCTGGGGCCTTGATTTTGATTTGAAGATCAAGGTTGCGGGATCCATCACTTCGGTGGGCTATTTTGAAATGACCTTGCAGATCCTGAAAGACCTGGGGCTCAAGTATTCTCGCCGTGGGAATGTATATACGATTCCTCGCGGGCAGAAGATCAAGCTTAAGAAGTACTCTGTCGAGTCTGATCTCAGCTCGCTCTTTAGTGTTGCGGCGTTTGCGGCAGTTTCAGGGCAAGCGACTTTTCAGGATTTTCCGGCAAAGAGCCTGCAGCCTGATTTGGCGTTCACCGGCATCTTGAGAAAGATGGGCGTTGGCGAAGCAAAGAAATTAAAGCAGCTTTCTGTAAAGTCTCCGCGGAAGTTAAAACCCGTAAAAGCTAATTTGCAGAATTCTCCGGATTTGTTTCCGGTGCTAGCGGTGCTTTGTAGTTTTGCTGAAGGAAGATCCGTTTTGTACGGAGCGCCTCAATTGGCGTTTAAAGAATCCAATCGCATTCAGAAAACCGCAGAGCTCTTAAAAAAAGCCGGTGTCTCTGTTAAAAAACGTAAAGACGGCATGGAAATCTTAGGCCGCGGGACGGTTGTGCGGGCAAAGCGTTTCCGCTTTGATCCTGATAAAGACCATCGCCTGGCTTTTGCTGCGGCTTTGTTAAAATATTTCGGCGAAGATATTCAGATCCTCGATCCCGATGTTGTTCGTAAAAGTTTTCCTGAATTTTGGAAGTATGTAGGAGTTCGTCCATGATCAATGTGATTATTGGCCAGAGAGGCGTCGGTAAGACCCAGCTACTCAAGCGCATTCATCGCTACACCGAGTCCTCGAAAGTGCCTTGTTTTGATCTCGATCAAGAAATCGAGAAGCGCGCAAAGAAAACGATCCGTGAGATCTTCGAAAAAGAGGGCGAGCCCGCTTTCCGTGACCTTGAGAAACAGATCTTTCATGAAATCATTCTTTCTCAGCCAAACTGCTGGATTGCCGTCGGCGGCGGTTTTCCCGTTGGCGTGATTCCTGACCATGCCCGCGTGCTTTGGGTGCAAAGAGCGACTGATCACGCCGGTCGGGTATTTTTGGATCGCCCGCGTTTGGAAAGTGATTTGCCGCCACTCGAAGAGTATGAGAAGCGTGCGAAGGCGCGAGAGTTCCAGTTCCGTAACGTCTACGATCAGATTTACATGATGCCGGAAGGCCTCACCGAAGTTGATACGATGGAAGAAGAGATTCTTGTTCAGCATAAGAAGGCTCTTGCTGGCGGCGTGACGATCTTGCCTGAGGTTTTCTTAAAGAAAAATCGTTGGCATGGATTTATTGAAAATTACGCCAATCATGGTGTTGAGTTCTTTGAAATGCGCGACGATCTTTTAAACCATGATCAAGTGCAAACTTGCTTGGGCTCTTTATTCTCTGAAAAATTTATTTTCTCTTTCCGTACAGGTAAAACTGAGAATTACCCGCAAGGCAGTCAGATTGCATACTACGACTGGGCCGTAGAACTCGGTGAAATGCCACAGCCCGTGCGTTTCTTAAAACAGCGACTCATTATTTCTTTGCATGAGCGCATCGAGGGCGAATCTCTTGAAGAGGCGATTTCGCGTTTGAATGATCAAACTGGTAAGTGCGTTCATTTGAAGCTCGCTCCTATTGTTGAAAACTATGACGATCTGTTATTGGGTTACCTATGGCAGCAAGCGGATCCACAGAACCGTAGCTTCTTACCACGATCAGCAAATGGCCGCTGGGCTTGGTTCCGTTTGTGGATGAAGGGGCGTCAACTCCTCAATTTCTGGCGCGAAGGCGACGGCAGTGCTGCCGATCAGCCGACGGTTTATGAATGGCTCAGTGTTCACTTTATTAAAACTCAGTTCGCGGCGGTTCTGGGTAAGCCGGTCAAACAAAGCTGGACGCCGATGGAGCAGAAGGCCTTTTTTGAAGAGCGCAATGAGCCTGTCTTCCGTATCGAGGTTGACCAGCGTGAATGGGAGTCGGCTTTGCGCACTCTCTCCGTGTTGGGGCTCAAGCAAGCGGCGGTGACATCGCCGTTAAAAGAAGAAGCTTTCCATAGCAGTAAAGAAAAAACCGGAGAGGCCGAGCTTCTGCGCTCGGTGAATACGCTCTACTACAATTCAGATCAAAAGCGTTGGGCGGGTCACAATACAGATTTTGCCGGATTCCAGGAATTGGCTGAGGGTATTGATGATAAGACCACGGTCGTTCTTTGGGGCGGCGGTGGGACGCTAAATATGATGAAGAAAGTGTTGCCGCAGTCGTATTGTTTTTCTGCAACTCGTGGCGAGGTTCGTGAAGAAGATCTGTCACGCTGGAATAACGACATCATGCCTGAAGTTTTAGTTTGGGCAGCGCCGAGAAAAGGCGATATGAAATGGCCGAACCCTGAGTGGAAGCCAAAGCTAGTTATTGATTTAAATTATACCGACGATTCTGCGGGCCGCGAATATGCCCAAAGAGTCGGAGCGGAATATCGTTCGGGCGTGAAGATGTTCCGGACGCAAGCCCAACATCAACGAGAATTTTGGGAGGTTCAACCATGAGTGCAAGTTCCTTCGGATCCAGATTTGTCATCACAACCTTCGGTGAATCCCACGGCACAGCTTTGGGAGTCGTGATCGACGGCTGCCCGGCGGGACTGAAATTCGACGAAGCGCTCTTAGTGAAAGAACTTGAGCGCCGCAGACCAGGCGGAGCTTTGGTATCGCAACGTCAAGAAGGCGATGTGCCTGAAGTGCTGAGTGGCGTGTTTGAAGGTAAAACCATCGGCACTCCGATTGCGATCATGGTTCGCAACAAGGATCAAAAATCTCAAGACTACGATCAAATTAAAAATTCTCCGCGTGCAGGTCATGCGGATGATGTGTGGCAGATGAAGTTCGGTCATCGCGATCATCGCGGTGGTGGTAGATCTTCGGGCCGCGAAACGGTGGCGCGTGTGATGGCAGGGGCTGTCGCGCAAATGCTGTGCAAACAGCTCGCTCCGGGCTTACAGATCAAAGCGTACTCGGGCCAAGTGGGCAGTTACGCACTTTCTGAAGCAGAACGTTCTCAGGTATGGACTCATGACATTGATAGTTTCACAGCAAGATTCCCATCGGCTCAGCATGAGAAGGTGAAAGAGCTTTTAACTCTGGCGCAGTCTCAAGGTGAAAGCTACGGAGGGACGGCAGAGATTCGCATTAAAGGCGCGCCGGGCGGCTTAGGGCAGCCCGTGTTCCATAAGCTGAAGGCCGACTTAGCACAGGCTTATATGAGCGTCGGAGCGACTTCGGGCGTAGAGCTTGGCGCGGGCAGTGAAGCGCCGAACGAGAAGGGCACAGCCTTCCATTCATCGTCTCAGTCTGAGAATTACGGCGGCATCCGTGGCGGCATCTCCACGGGTGAAGAGATGTTGCTGAAGGTGCACTTCAAGCCAACGTCTTCGATTCTCGATGTGGCGAAGAAGGGGAGACACGATCCTTACATCGTGACGCGCGCGATTCCGGTGCTGGAATCGATGACTTGGTTGGTGCTCGTGGATCATCTTCTGTGGATGAAGAGTGATCGGGTCTAAAATATAAAAGGCGAGTCTTTGGGGACTCGCCTTCCGAAGTGCAACGATCGAATTATAACTACTGAGCCGTACCGAATCCAGGGATCCAAGATACATACACACGAGCACCAATTTTTACGAACGTATAGACAGTATGCGAAGAGGCTGTACGTGCCGCATTCGTCGGTGCAAACGAAGTATCTGAGAATGTAGCACCGCCACCATCATTGAAAGTACATTTCGTCGCACTACCGCCAGTCACAACAAGGGTATAACTACCACCAGATTGCATATTGTTCAGCTGGATTACCGCCGCGCAGTCATATGAAGTGGTCTGTACGTTACCTTTATTGAAGTCGATCGTGTTCGTAGCACTAGCATAACCACCGGCATAGATTTGACCACCACCTGTAGTTGTAGTACCGCCTGAACCAGCTTTAATATTACCATTACCAGCATCGAATGCAGTCGAGCCAGAAGCGATACTGCTAGTCACAGTCGAAGAGAATGTCTTAGCACCAGAGATTGTCTGAGTAGATGACTTATCAACGATACCAGCTGTATCAGCAGTTCCTGAAGCCCAAGCAGTTGTCGAAGATCCGTAGAGGATATTATTTGCAGTGCCAGGAGTCAGCTCAACTGCAATACCTGAAGCATTACCAACCCAGATACTACCGTTTGTAAGAGCTGCTTTATTGGCAATACTTGGAGCATTAGAAACCCAAGTGAAATTACCGGAGCTATCTACCTGCAAGAACTGATTACCAGTAGGAGCCGCTGCTGGCCACTTCAATCCATAAGTAGAAGAAGAAGTCTGAGCAGAGAGAGTCACTGTTCCTGTATTTGTCAGGGCAAGACCGCTCATAGTACCGATACTAGAACCGTCAAGACTCAAGATTTTATTCGCAACGCCAGTCGTTGTTTTATTCAAAGTAACTGAACCCGCATTCGTGATAGAAGAGATATCACCACCAAGCGAAACCGCGGCAGCAGCACCAGAAGCATTACCCACCCAAACTTGAGTAGAAGGAAGTGCAGAGCTCATTTTGCTGTTGAACGCCGCATAGTCTGTATTGCTGATAAGACCCGCAGTCACTGAACCCGAAGCCGAAGCCATTGGGATGTTCAACGTGTGAGTCGCAGTTGCAGATGAGAACGCTGGAGAGTTTCCAGAAGTTCCGATTGCAAATGTCTGAGAAGCCGCCGTCAAACCATTGAGCGTTGTGATAGAAGCACCAGCTGAAGCAAGAGCATTCCAGCCAGAACCATTATTGAACTCAACAACGTTTGAAGTTGTATTGTAACGGATCAAGCCGGCTGCATTCGAAGGACGGGTAGCATCCAAACCAGATGGCAGACGTACTGCATCTGTTCTAGAGCCCATATCCAGAGTATACCCTGGAGCCGCGGTGCCGATGCCGACATAGCCTGAAGGAAGCATGGAGAAATTATTCGCCCACGCGCTCCCATTCCAATACGAAATTCCA is part of the Bdellovibrionales bacterium genome and harbors:
- a CDS encoding shikimate synthase, whose translation is MINVIIGQRGVGKTQLLKRIHRYTESSKVPCFDLDQEIEKRAKKTIREIFEKEGEPAFRDLEKQIFHEIILSQPNCWIAVGGGFPVGVIPDHARVLWVQRATDHAGRVFLDRPRLESDLPPLEEYEKRAKAREFQFRNVYDQIYMMPEGLTEVDTMEEEILVQHKKALAGGVTILPEVFLKKNRWHGFIENYANHGVEFFEMRDDLLNHDQVQTCLGSLFSEKFIFSFRTGKTENYPQGSQIAYYDWAVELGEMPQPVRFLKQRLIISLHERIEGESLEEAISRLNDQTGKCVHLKLAPIVENYDDLLLGYLWQQADPQNRSFLPRSANGRWAWFRLWMKGRQLLNFWREGDGSAADQPTVYEWLSVHFIKTQFAAVLGKPVKQSWTPMEQKAFFEERNEPVFRIEVDQREWESALRTLSVLGLKQAAVTSPLKEEAFHSSKEKTGEAELLRSVNTLYYNSDQKRWAGHNTDFAGFQELAEGIDDKTTVVLWGGGGTLNMMKKVLPQSYCFSATRGEVREEDLSRWNNDIMPEVLVWAAPRKGDMKWPNPEWKPKLVIDLNYTDDSAGREYAQRVGAEYRSGVKMFRTQAQHQREFWEVQP
- the aroC gene encoding chorismate synthase; the protein is MSASSFGSRFVITTFGESHGTALGVVIDGCPAGLKFDEALLVKELERRRPGGALVSQRQEGDVPEVLSGVFEGKTIGTPIAIMVRNKDQKSQDYDQIKNSPRAGHADDVWQMKFGHRDHRGGGRSSGRETVARVMAGAVAQMLCKQLAPGLQIKAYSGQVGSYALSEAERSQVWTHDIDSFTARFPSAQHEKVKELLTLAQSQGESYGGTAEIRIKGAPGGLGQPVFHKLKADLAQAYMSVGATSGVELGAGSEAPNEKGTAFHSSSQSENYGGIRGGISTGEEMLLKVHFKPTSSILDVAKKGRHDPYIVTRAIPVLESMTWLVLVDHLLWMKSDRV